A genomic window from Salvia hispanica cultivar TCC Black 2014 chromosome 5, UniMelb_Shisp_WGS_1.0, whole genome shotgun sequence includes:
- the LOC125186617 gene encoding glutamate receptor 3.5-like: MKACSYMKRALVFLISCLCVTMEAMGNARNSSASTSSSSSVSPKVLNIGALFTFNSTIGRSAGPALTAAIRDVNSDSSILNGTKLNLILQDTNCSGFLGTFEAMQLMGKDIVAALGPQSSGIAHSISFIMNELHVPLLSFAATDPTLSAQHQYPYFLRTTISDHFQMYAVADLVSYFGWSEVVAVFVDDDYGRNGISVLGDALATKRAKISYKAALTPGASRTEIDSMLVGVNLLETRVFVVHVNPDSGLNIFSVASKLGMMNNGYVWIATDWLTSLLDSSEVEPETLELLQGVVALRHHTPDSDAKTRFASTWRGLRSKETTRFNTYALYAYDSVWLVARALNEFFSSGGAITFSDDPRLQEADGGSKNARITSLRVFNEGSRLLQVLLRMNFSGAAGLVQFDSAKNLVNPSFDVINFGGAGSRSLGYWSNHSGLSTVPPESQHTKPSNTSSKASQHLYGVIWPGETTKRPRGWVFPDNGKPLRIAVPYRVSFPSFVTKDEGPLGAKGFCIDVFEAALALLPYPVPHQYILFGDGKRNPSFDNIVNDVVQDKYDAAVGDVTITTNRTRIVDFTQPYMDSGLVVVAPMQKVKSSPWAFLKPFTWQMWAVTGVLFLFVGTVVWILEHRMNAEFRGPPSQQLVTVFWFSFSTMFFSHRENTVSTLGRLVLILWLFTVLVINSSYTASLTSILTVQQLSSRIQGIDSLTTSWEPIGIQDGSFVYRYLVDDLHVAESRLRVLKGEDEYIRALERGPSGGGVAAIIDELPYVEFFLSNTRCQFTTVGQEFTKSGWGFAFQRDSPLAVDLSTTILQLSENGELQRIHDKWLPRERCSTLEEPTDDARLSLKSFWGLFLICGVTCVGALAFFFGRVCFQYNRLSADGGPVIPGPTDPANQSRICGLFKALMDIIDRKETEIKDMFRQMREDSNREAEAGRDSNRPSS, from the exons atgAAGGCTTGTTCATACATGAAAAGGGCTTTggttttcttgatttcttgtTTGTGTGTAACCATGGAAGCAATGGGCAATGCAAGAAATTCTAGTGcttctacttcttcttcttcttctgttAGCCCAAAAGTGCTAAACATTGGAGCATTGTTCACATTCAATTCCACCATTGGAAGGTCTGCAGGGCCAGCTCTTACTGCTGCAATTCGAGACGTAAACTCGGATTCGAGCATTCTCAATGGCACTAAGCTCAATCTCATCTTGCAGGATACTAACTGCAGTGGCTTTCTTGGAACATTTGAAG CTATGCAGCTTATGGGGAAAGACATTGTTGCTGCACTCGGGCCACAATCCTCGGGCATAGCTCACTCGATCTCCTTTATCATGAACGAGCTCCACGTGCCTCTCCTGTCGTTCGCTGCAACGGATCCCACTCTTTCGGCTCAGCATCAGTACCCTTACTTCCTCAGAACAACCATAAGTGATCATTTCCAAATGTATGCAGTCGCTGATCTCGTCTCGTATTTTGGATGGAGCGAAGTGGTGGCCGTCTTCGTGGACGATGACTATGGCAGAAACGGGATCTCTGTTCTGGGCGATGCTCTTGCCACGAAACGCGCCAAGATCTCTTACAAGGCGGCCTTAACCCCCGGTGCTTCAAGAACCGAGATTGACAGCATGTTGGTGGGGGTGAACTTGTTAGAAACCCGAGTTTTCGTAGTACATGTGAATCCGGATTCGGGCCTGAACATCTTCTCAGTAGCTAGCAAGCTTGGGATGATGAACAATGGCTATGTTTGGATAGCTACAGATTGGCTCACTTCTCTTCTAGATTCCTCTGAAGTCGAGCCAGAGACGCTCGAGCTCTTACAAGGAGTCGTTGCACTTCGCCATCACACTCCGGATTCTGATGCCAAAACAAGGTTTGCATCTACTTGGAGAGGCCTCAGGAGCAAGGAGACGACGCGCTTCAACACCTACGCGCTCTATGCTTACGACTCAGTGTGGCTGGTAGCGCGAGCCCTCAATGAGTTCTTCTCCAGTGGCGGAGCCATCACCTTCTCCGATGATCCAAGGCTGCAAGAGGCAGACGGTGGCAGCAAAAACGCCCGCATCACGTCTCTACGAGTCTTCAACGAGGGCTCGAGACTGCTGCAGGTGCTGCTCAGGATGAACTTCAGTGGTGCAGCTGGCCTAGTTCAGTTTGATTCGGCCAAGAATCTAGTCAATCCCTCGTTCGATGTTATAAACTTCGGAGGGGCTGGCTCGCGCAGTCTCGGCTACTGGTCGAATCACTCGGGCCTATCGACCGTTCCTCCCGAATCACAGCACACAAAGCCATCAAACACTAGCTCGAAAGCTAGTCAGCATCTCTACGGTGTGATATGGCCCGGGGAGACCACAAAGAGGCCCCGTGGATGGGTGTTTCCCGACAACGGGAAGCCTCTGCGGATCGCAGTGCCGTATAGAGTGAGTTTCCCTAGTTTTGTGACTAAAGATGAAGGGCCTTTAGGGGCTAAGGGATTCTGCATTGATGTGTTTGAAGCTGCACTTGCTTTGTTACCTTATCCTGTCCCTCACCAATACATCTTGTTTGGAGATGGTAAAAGGAATCCTTCCTTTGACAATATTGTCAATGATGTTGTCCAAGAC AAATATGATGCTGCTGTAGGGGATGTGACCATCACAACAAACAGAACTAGGATTGTGGACTTCACACAGCCATACATGGACTCGGGCCTCGTCGTGGTCGCTCCGATGCAGAAGGTCAAATCGAGCCCGTGGGCGTTTCTGAAGCCGTTCACTTGGCAAATGTGGGCTGTGACCGGGGTCTTGTTCCTCTTCGTGGGCACCGTCGTGTGGATCCTCGAGCACCGGATGAACGCCGAGTTCCGGGGACCTCCGAGCCAGCAACTCGTCACCGTGTTTTG GTTCAGCTTCTCAACTATGTTTTTCTCACACA GAGAAAACACAGTTAGCACATTGGGGAGATTAGTGCTTATTTTATGGCTTTTCACAGTGCTGGTTATCAACTCAAGCTACACAGCTAGTTTGACATCAATCCTCACAGTTCAACAACTCAGTTCAAGAATTCAAGGGATTGATAGCTTGACCACAAGTTGGGAACCTATCGGGATCCAAGACGGATCGTTCGTGTATAGATACCTCGTCGACGACCTACACGTAGCCGAGTCAAGGCTACGGGTGTTAAAGGGCGAAGACGAGTACATCAGGGCTCTGGAACGGGGTCCGTCCGGCGGTGGGGTGGCCGCCATCATCGACGAGCTCCCGTACGTCGAGTTTTTCCTCTCCAACACGCGATGCCAGTTCACCACCGTCGGACAGGAGTTCACTAAGAGCGGATGGGGATTC GCTTTCCAGAGGGATTCGCCGTTGGCGGTTGACCTGTCGACGACTATCCTCCAGCTGTCGGAAAACGGAGAACTTCAGCGGATCCACGATAAGTGGCTCCCGCGCGAACGGTGCTCAACCCTAGAAGAACCGACCGACGACGCCCGACTTTCGTTGAAGAGCTTCTGGGGCCTGTTTCTCATCTGCGGCGTCACGTGTGTCGGTGCCCTGGCATTCTTCTTTGGCCGGGTTTGTTTCCAGTACAACAGGTTGAGTGCGGACGGAGGGCCGGTCATACCTGGGCCGACCGATCCGGCCAACCAATCGCGCATTTGCGGGCTCTTCAAGGCTCTTATGGATATCATCGATAGGAAAGAGACAGAAATCAAAGATATGTTCAGACAAATGAGGGAAGATTCGAATAGGGAAGCTGAAGCCGGCCGAGACTCGAACAGGCCGAGCAGCTAA
- the LOC125186633 gene encoding sigma intracellular receptor 2-like produces the protein MGFLCNVVDAVLFVFFLIIAAAAPLLDAQSCLPRRLFPPLLLELKRWYTEEHGDYLISESPHFFVGLVWVELVFQWPLALASLYAIAAGKSWLNTTCLLYGASTLTSMVAVLAELKRSNRASDKLIDMYFPFLGFAGLAVLRGLFGHSERSATIGRRPLPRKKRA, from the exons ATGGGCTTCCTCTGCAATGTAGTCGACGCTGTGctcttcgtcttcttcctcatcatcGCCGCCGCAGCGCCGCTCCTCGACGCCCAATCCTGCCTCCCGCGGCGCCTCTTTCCGCCGCTCCTCTTGGAGCTCAAGAGGTGGTACACGGAAGAACACGGCGATTATTTGATCTCTGAAAGCCCGCATTTCTTCGTCGGGCTTGTTTGGGTGGAGCTCGTCTTCCAGTGGCCTCTCGCTCTCGCGTCTCTCTACGCCATTGCAGCGGGGAAGTCGTGGCTGAACACCACCTGTTTGCTTTATGGCGCTTCCACTCTGACCTCCATG GTTGCAGTACTAGCAGAGCTGAAACGATCCAACCGGGCATCTGATAAGCTCATAGACATGTATTTCCCATTCTTGGGGTTTGCGGGTTTAGCCGTGTTGCGTGGTTTGTTCGGTCACTCAGAGAGGAGCGCGACAATCGGGAGACGGCCTCTCCCAAGGAAAAAGAGGGCTTGA
- the LOC125186669 gene encoding aconitate hydratase, cytoplasmic: MYITSGTSALLKRASHSSTRRTLSSLSRKPPAPSNPCAAGGGAGSHSVGQQSLRSLSFLSRWSHGAGWNSPTSQIRIASSASESLLHRKIATMAAENAFKGIFTSLPKPGGGEFGKFYSLPALNDPRIDKLPYSIRILLESAIRNCDGFQVTKEDVEKIIDWEKTSPKLVEIPFKPARVLLQDFTGVPAVVDLACMRDAMNRLGSDSDKINPLVPVDLVIDHSVQVDVARSENAVQANMELEFQRNRERFAFLKWGSNAFQNMLVVPPGSGIVHQVNLEYLGRVVFNTDGVLYPDSVVGTDSHTTMIDGLGVAGWGVGGIEAEAAMLGQPMSMVLPGVVGFKLSGKLRDGVTATDLVLTVTQMLRKHGVVGKFVEFHGAGVGEISLADRATIANMSPEYGATMGFFPVDRVTLQYLKLTGRTDETVAMIEAYLRANNMFVDYNEPQQERVYSSNLQLDLSDVEPCISGPKRPHDRVTLKEMKSDWHSCLDSKVGFKGFAVPKEAQDKVAQFSFQGQPAELRHGSVVIAAITSCTNTSNPSVMLGAGLVAKKAYDLGLQVKPWVKTSLAPGSGVVKKYLDKSGLQEYLNHQGFNIVGYGCTTCIGNSGDLDESVGAAISENDIVAAAVLSGNRNFEGRVHPLTRANYLASPPLVVAYALAGTVDIDFEKEPIGVGKNGREVYFRDIWPSTQEVAEAVQSSVLPEMFRSTYEAITKGNPMWNQLMVPNDKLYSWDPTSTYIHEPPYFKNMTMDPPGPHSVKDAYCLLNFGDSITTDHISPAGNINKDSPAAKYLMERGVERKDFNSYGSRRGNDEIMARGTFANIRLVNKLLKGEVGPKTIHIPTGEKLSVFDAAMKYKTAGQDTIILAGAEYGSGSSRDWAAKGPMLLGVKAVIAKSFERIHRSNLVGMGIVPLCFKAGEDAETLGLTGQERYTIELPSKISDIRPGQDITVRTDNGKQFTCTVRFDTEVELAYFNNGGILPYVIRQLILQ, translated from the exons ATGTATATAACCAGTGGCACCTCCGCCCTCCTAAAGAGGGCTTCTCACTCCTCTACCCGCAggactctctcctctctctctaggAAGCCTCCTGCGCCTTCGAATCCCTGTGCTGCTGGTGGTGGTGCTGGTTCTCACTCCGTAGGGCAGCAGAGTCTCCGATCTCTGAGCTTTTTGTCGCGGTGGAGCCACGGCGCTGGGTGGAACTCGCCTACTAGCCAGATCAGGATCGCTTCCTCGGCTTCGGAGAGTCTGTTGCATCGGAAGATCGCTACGATGG CTGCTGAGAATGCTTTCAAGGGAATTTTCACTAGTCTGCCAAAGCCTGGTGGTGGTGAATTTGGCAAGTTTTACAGCCTGCCTGCTCTAAATGATCCAAGGATAG ATAAACTACCGTACTCTATCAGAATTCTTCTGGAGTCAGCGATACGTAATTGTGATGGCTTCCAAGTAACTAAGGAAGATGTTGAGAAAATCATTGACTGGGAAAAAACTTCTCCAAAGCTAGTAGAGATTCCTTTCAAGCCTGCTCGTGTACTTCTGCAG GATTTTACTGGTGTACCTGCTGTCGTCGACCTTGCTTGTATGCGTGATGCTATGAACAGGCTTGGCAGTGATTCTGACAAGATCAATCCATTG GTTCCAGTAGACCTAGTCATTGATCATTCAGTTCAAGTCGATGTTGCTAGGTCTGAAAATGCCGTTCAAGCCAACATGGAGCTTGAGTTCCAAAGAAACAGGGAAAGATTTGCATTTCTTAAGTGGGGTTCTAATGCTTTCCAAAATATGCTTGTTGTTCCACCAGGATCGGGTATTGTGCACCAG GTCAATCTTGAATATCTCGGACGTGTTGTCTTCAATACCGATGGAGTACTCTACCCAGACAGTGTTGTTGGGACCGACTCTCATACAACCATGATCGATGGGCTTGGAGTTGCCGGATGGGGAGTTGGAGGTATTGAAGCAGAGGCAGCTATGCTTGGACAG CCAATGAGCATGGTGTTGCCTGGAGTTGTTGGATTCAAGTTATCTGGGAAGTTACGTGATGGTGTCACTGCTACTGACTTGGTTTTAACAGTGACACAAATGCTGAGGAAACATGGTGTTGTTGGAAAGTTTGTTGAATTTCATG GTGCTGGTGTGGGTGAGATTTCGCTAGCTGACAGAGCAACTATTGCAAACATGTCCCCAGAGTATGGTGCAACTATGGGGTTCTTCCCTGTAGATCGTGTTACCTTGCAATACTTAAAATTAACCGGCAGAACTGATGAGACt gTGGCAATGATTGAAGCTTATTTACGCGCAAACAATATGTTCGTTGATTACAATGAG CCTCAACAAGAACGAGTGTACTCATCTAACTTGCAACTAGACCTGTCAGATGTTGAACCATGTATTTCAGGACCAAAAAG GCCTCATGATCGCGTGACATTGAAAGAAATGAAGTCTGATTGGCACTCTTGCCTTGATAGCAAGGTTGGATTCAAG GGATTTGCTGTTCCCAAGGAAGCACAGGACAAAGTGGCACAGTTTTCATTCCAGGGACAGCCGGCAGAGCTTAGGCACGGCAGTGTTGTGATTGCTGCAATCACAAGTTGCACAAACACATCAAACCCCAGTGTTATGCTTGGGGCTGGTCTCGTAGCGAAAAAAGCGTACGATCTGGGTCTGCAG GTAAAACCATGGGTGAAAACAAGCCTTGCTCCAGGCTCTGGAGTTGTTAAGAAGTATCTAGACAAGAG TGGGCTGCAGGAATACTTGAATCACCAAGGCTTCAATATTGTCGGGTATGGTTGTACAACATGCATTGGCAATTCTGGTGACTTGGATGAATCCGTTGGTGCTGCAATTTCAGAAAATG ACATTGTTGCAGCTGCAGTACTTTCTGGTAATCGTAACTTCGAAGGTCGTGTCCATCCCTTGACAAGAGCAAACTATCTTGCCTCACCTCCTCTAGTTGTCGCATATGCCCTTGCTGGCACG GTTGATATTGATTTCGAGAAAGAGCCAATTGGTGTGGGCAAGAACGGAAGAGAAGTATACTTTAGGGATATCTGGCCATCAACTCAGGAAGTAGCTGAG GCGGTTCAATCGAGCGTTTTACCCGAAATGTTCAGGAGCACATACGAGGCCATCACTAAGGGTAACCCCATGTGGAATCAGTTGATGGTACCGAATGACAAGCTGTACTCATGGGATCCTACCTCGACTTACATTCACGAACCACCGTACTTCAAGAATATGACCATGGATCCTCCTGGCCCACACTCAGTAAAAGATGCCTACTGCTTGCTGAACTTTGGCGACAGTATTACAACAGATCACATCTCACCGGCTGGAAACATCAACAAGGACAGTCCCGCTGCCAAATATCTCATGGAACGTGGAGTTGAACGCAAGGACTTCAATTCCTATGGCAGTCGACGTGGTAATGATGAAATCATGGCAAGAGGAACTTTTGCAAACATCCGCCTCGTCAACAAGTTGTTGAAAGGGGAAGTTGGCCCAAAGACAATCCACATTCCAACCGGAGAGAAACTTTCCGTATTTGATGCTGCAATG AAATACAAGACTGCAGGGCAGGACACCATTATCTTGGCCGGAGCAGAGTATGGTAGCGGAAGCTCCAGAGATTGGGCCGCAAAGGGCCCTATGTTGCTG GGAGTTAAAGCAGTGATTGCCAAATCCTTCGAAAGGATCCATCGCAGTAATCTTGTAGGAATGGGAATTGTTCCTCTATGCTTCAAGGCCGGTGAGGATGCCGAGACACTTGGCTTGACGGGTCAGGAACGCTACACCATTGAGCTTCCCAGCAAAATATCCGACATCCGCCCTGGCCAAGACATAACCGTCCGTACAGACAATGGAAAGCAGTTCACATGCACTGTCCGTTTTGACACCGAG GTCGAGCTCGCGTACTTCAACAATGGCGGTATTCTTCCATACGTAATCCGGCAGCTGATATTGCAGTAA
- the LOC125186618 gene encoding uncharacterized protein LOC125186618, giving the protein MSERPVPRRHSPWVDEEVYKREVKAHRCNDRVEDVIYALFEGNPFKTIPAPFKLFYQCMRSKPGEEPTDPFVYLDLDPPKREAKPEAKPE; this is encoded by the exons ATGAGCGAGAGGCCGGTGCCAAGAAGGCACAGTCCATGGGTCGACGAAGAGGTCTATAAACGCGAAGTCAAAGCTCACAGATGCAACGACCGCGTCGAAGATGTCATCTAT GCACTTTTTGAAGGCAACCCTTTCAAAACAATTCCAGCCCCTTTCAAGCTATTTTATCAGTGCATGCGATCAAAACCAGG GGAAGAGCCTACTGATCCCTTCGTCTACTTGGATCTGGATCCTCCCAAAAGAGAGGCGAAACCCGAGGCCAAACCCGAATAA